A single window of Ferrimonas balearica DSM 9799 DNA harbors:
- the rsmB gene encoding 16S rRNA (cytosine(967)-C(5))-methyltransferase RsmB produces the protein MSQPNLRALAASVVIQVIDQGHSLSQALPKAQSKLRDARDKALLAEIAYGVMRQLPQLDTQLRRCLQKPLSGKKRIIHGLLLAGLYQLKHTRVGSHAVVAESVNACREIGAPGMTGLVNGVLRALDRDMDALQAEQFDAPSVHYRHPGWFIKRLQQAYPDQWAAILDANNEAPPLWLRNNALQQSRDAYLQQLADAGVEAVAGEEQEAIRLPKPRDVTGLPGFPKGAVSVQDHSAQISGRLLNAQPGERVLDACAAPGGKSCHILEQQPQLAELVALDVDPWRLTRVQQNLDRLGLTATLKCGDGTDPQSWWDGQAFDRILLDAPCSATGVIRRNPDSKWLRRDEDIAQLAELQGKILRACWQMLKPGGTLVYATCSVLPDENVQQIQAFLQNTPDAMLDPIVAGEDDTTPGWQLLPTVEGGDGFYYARLIKRQDGATQTA, from the coding sequence ATGAGCCAACCCAACCTGCGCGCCCTGGCCGCCTCCGTGGTGATCCAGGTGATTGACCAGGGGCACTCGCTGTCCCAGGCTCTGCCCAAAGCCCAAAGCAAACTGCGCGACGCCCGCGATAAAGCCCTGCTGGCCGAGATCGCCTACGGCGTAATGCGTCAGCTGCCCCAGCTGGACACTCAGCTGCGCCGCTGCCTGCAGAAGCCGCTCAGCGGTAAGAAACGCATCATCCATGGCCTGCTGCTGGCCGGTTTGTACCAGCTTAAGCACACCCGGGTGGGCTCTCACGCGGTGGTGGCCGAATCGGTGAATGCCTGCCGCGAAATCGGTGCACCGGGCATGACCGGACTGGTCAATGGCGTATTGCGCGCGCTGGACCGGGATATGGACGCCCTGCAGGCGGAGCAGTTCGATGCCCCGAGCGTGCACTATCGTCATCCCGGTTGGTTTATCAAGCGTCTGCAACAGGCCTATCCGGACCAGTGGGCCGCCATTCTCGATGCCAATAACGAGGCTCCGCCGCTGTGGCTGCGCAACAACGCTCTGCAGCAGAGTCGCGACGCCTACCTGCAGCAACTGGCCGATGCCGGGGTGGAAGCCGTCGCCGGTGAGGAGCAGGAAGCGATCCGCCTGCCCAAGCCGCGGGATGTGACTGGCCTGCCCGGTTTCCCCAAAGGCGCGGTGTCCGTGCAGGACCACTCCGCCCAGATCAGCGGCCGCCTGCTCAATGCCCAACCGGGCGAGCGGGTGCTGGACGCCTGTGCCGCCCCCGGCGGCAAGAGCTGCCATATCCTGGAGCAGCAGCCGCAACTGGCTGAGCTGGTGGCCCTGGATGTGGACCCGTGGCGCCTGACCCGGGTGCAACAGAACCTGGACCGTCTCGGCCTGACCGCCACCCTCAAGTGCGGTGACGGTACCGACCCACAAAGCTGGTGGGACGGCCAGGCGTTTGACCGCATCCTGCTGGACGCTCCCTGTTCCGCCACCGGCGTTATTCGTCGTAACCCGGACAGCAAGTGGCTGCGTCGCGACGAAGACATCGCCCAACTGGCCGAACTGCAGGGCAAAATCCTGCGTGCCTGCTGGCAGATGCTGAAGCCCGGCGGCACTCTGGTTTACGCCACCTGTTCAGTACTGCCGGACGAAAATGTGCAGCAGATCCAAGCGTTTCTTCAAAATACCCCCGATGCTATGCTCGATCCCATCGTCGCGGGCGAAGACGACACCACTCCCGGCTGGCAGCTGCTGCCAACCGTTGAGGGGGGTGATGGCTTCTATTACGCGCGCTTGATTAAACGGCAGGACGGGGCCACCCAGACAGCATGA